The following DNA comes from Lynx canadensis isolate LIC74 chromosome C2, mLynCan4.pri.v2, whole genome shotgun sequence.
CCCCACATGCAGCATTGACCTATGTCAGAGCCAGCCAAGAAGCAGCATTGAAAAGAACTTTAAAGTAGCCTTTTATCTTCTCAGTCTACACATATTTTGCTAACTCATAAAGCTTAATCTCCAACACAATCGATAGTAACAGGCAGAAGCTCTGagggtctaggggcacctgggtggctctgttggttgaggacctgactcttgatttcagctcaggcgaTGAttctggggttgtgggatcaagccctgtcaGGCTACACGCTAAGTgcggagcctgctaaagattctcattctctctctctctctcaaataaaaaataaaataaaataaaaagcaagaagcTCTGAGGGTGTAATTTAATGGAACCGGATCATCTGTGTTAAAACCAGCTCTACTGCTCTGAGCAGCTGTAAGGCCCAGCCTCCACCTCCATCAAATAGTGACATGGGAGTGGCTGGCAGTCAGAGCTAACAGTACTTACCATGTTCCAggccttgttttttcttttattctttttcagtttatttatttattttgagaaagacagagacagcacgagtgggggaggggcagagagagaaggagagagaatcccaagcaggttccacagtgctgtcagtgaagagcccaatgtggagcctaaacccacgaaaccgtgagatcatgacctgagccgaaaccaagagttggatgcttaactgactgagccacccaggcgccccattccagGCCTTGTTTTAGGGCATTTTCTTGTAGTATGGTATTCAGTCCTATGTTAGAACCTCATAAGGTTAcatctattttcatttcacagatgagaaaatcaatgcacagagAAGCTGAGTAATCTTGTCTGAGGTCAACAGCAGCACCAAGATTTGGACCCAGGCTCTCTGGTGTCATAGTCTGAGCTCATCACCACTCTGCTATACTGTTTCTcagatgcaaaaatcttttcCCACTTTGCAGAGAACTGGTTTAAGTGTTCAGGTGATAATGAATGTGAGAGCACTCTGGAAACTATGAGGTACCATACAAAGGtaaattattatgtatttacatttagCACACACTGTGTTTTAATCCTTTGTAAAACTtaaaagctaggggcgcctgagtggctcagtcgattgagcatctgacttcagttcaggtcatgatttcgaggtttgagagtttgagccccacatcgggctctctgctgtcagggcagagcctgcttcagatcctctgtctccctctctttttgcccctcccctgctctctctctctctttcaaaaataaataaacataaaaaacttagaagttaattctttctttttatttttttaaatgtttatatttgaaagagagagagagacagcatgagctagggaggggcagagagagagggagacacagaatctgaggcaggctccaggctctgagctgttagcacagagctcaaagtggggctcaaactcatgaactgtgagatcacgacctgagccaaagtcagacacttaactgactgagccacccaggtgccccagaagctaATTCTAATTTGCCTGGTTAATCCTAAACCAATAAATGAGAACCCTTCCCAAATGACCTTAATAAGTGTTCTTCCTAACCAACACATATAAGATGCCCTTCTTACCCAAAACAGTGGCTCTCAATTCTGGCTGCACATGTGAATCACCAGGCATGCTTTTAGAATCTATTACATCCCAACTTTgcccctagagattctgattaaaTTGGTCTGGGATGCGGCTCCAGCATCAGTGTCATTTAAAAGCTCCCTGGTGATTTGAATGTGAACCAGGGTTGAAAGACCCTGTTCTTACAGTGTTTAGCAGGAACACATCTTCTGTTCTGGAGGATGAAAGTTCATTAGCCACCCTGCTCCAGAGTGCATACCTGAGCTTTGTAGGACCTCCAGAAAGAGTGTCCCTCTGTATATCCCGTCGGGGTAGGTGTGATAGGTACAAAAGTATTCCCCTGTATCATTCCTGGTCAGCGACTGCAGGGTGAGGCCCAGGTTGGGCCCGGGGACCACTCGCTCCCTGAAGGCTGGGCAGAGGTACCAACCCAGGTTAGCATGATGAACGGCCAGAAGTTGGTCCTGCTGCTCCCAGTTGACCTGTGTCACTTTGGCAGTGGTAGAGGAGAGGCGACATTGCAAGGTGACAGAGCCACCTTCCTCTGCAGAAACGTTCCCCATTGTTACTATCCTGCCTGACACGGCTCctagggaaggggagaaaatgtgCATGAGTCCTAGGTCAACAGCTGTCCTGGAATGTTCCTATAGAAATCCTAAAGGGCTTTGAGGCTAGAATTGGTCTGTGGAATGACAGTGTCTCCTGCCCATCCTGTCACTCCCCACATGGACTATAACTGCTACACTTCACCCACTCAGGATATGCTGCTATAATCTAGCTTCATGACAAGCTCTTTGATTATTTCCATGTACTTATTTTGTCTCCCTACCTACAACATAAGCCCTGTCAGCCACCACTTTTGTTTTACTTCATCTTCCAGCAGCCAATTCTACGCTGGGCACACTATTCCTTGAAATAAAACCTTGCTGTTTGTCTGACTGCTGTTTGAGGTGCCTGGAAAAACCTTCAGGAAAGCCACaaaatccaaaggaaaggaagactgGAGAGAAACTTGTTTCTCCCAGACAAAACCACCCTCCTCAGCACTGACCACCGCCCATCATCTGGGTACAGCTCCACCCTCAAATGGTTcaaaaaaaacaagatacaaattaaattataatatagtGTCTCAATATCTGTGCCCCCCTCAGAAACATATGTCTATGATTTTTATTATGGAAGGAACCATATCTAATGTAAATTCAGTCTATAATGGTAGACTCTCTGGAATCTGTGAAGAAGACATTTTTGATCCACAGAAAATGTACAATGTCTTTCTAGAAGTTTCCTCAAGGACAGAAGAAAGAACGATGAAACGGGAGTGAACTTCTACAAGCAAACTGATCATCCCTCctccttgtttcctttctctccccatttcctttcttggGTTGGCCAGTCAGACACCCCAACCCCAAGGCCTCCATCTGCCACCCAAAACAGAACCTGCTTCCCAGACGCTGCCTTTTCTCACATGAGGGGCCACAGGATTCTGAAAACCATGCCTTTCCTTCCCTCACTTCCACTCCCAGACTTACTTCCTCCTTCTGTTTCTCCAGTTCCAGGCTGGATTTATAGGCCTTacctgaggtggggaggggagcctgcCTCAGCCCCTGTGCCCAAATCAGGAGGAGATACCACTGCATGCTTCTGCCCAGCGGGGGGCCCACAGGAAGCAGCCTAGGCCTCTTCTACCACGGAAACTGGAGGACTGTGGCTGGCAGGCCAAAACTGAGCCTATGAGGAGAGAGGGTCTCGGAAAAACTGAGTTCAGCAGAAACAATGTCAGAgacagatttataaaaaaaaaaagctctcaacAAGTACACAAACTGCATAGGGTGAGCCACAAGAAAGACCATGAAGGaaacacactaaaaaataaacaaaaatgtggtTACAGACGCATTGGTCTTTGGGTTACTATTAGTTAATCTGCTGTTTTTAAATTCTGTCTTGATGCACTTGTTTTGTATCAGCCTTTGTCTAACAAGCTCAAGGGCCCTGTGTATCTGGTAACGCCCAAGATTCTGAAGAGCCTGTGGAGGTCACTGGGCTCCCCTGGCTTCATCCTACTAAAAAATGTGCACCCATTAAGAGAAATCTAAGTTTGCACATTTTACAGACCAAGACTTGTGCTTGAAATCTAATGAGCCAGTGAACAAGATGCATTTACTTCAGAGACTAGATGTGGGCAGGACAAAAAGTCTCAGACAACAGAGCAACTTTCCTTTAAACGAGGTCCTCTTCTTGAATCTGATTTCTTCTGTCTCGTCTATCTGGACTGAGATTTTGTTGAACTCTGGCTTAGTTTCTCTAACCCAGCAGAGTCAGAGGAGACCAGAAGAGGGAGTTTTCTTATGACTGGTgaccccccatcccctgcccatgAAAATCACTAGTGCAGAGGAGGATGAGCCCCAATTACCTGACCCTGGAAAGGAGCTGATCAATACTCATCTGGAGTTTCCAGCTCATTATCAAGTTGTACTGCTGAcccatccttcttccttccttccctctgttcttTTATTCACTTGAGAGTCCAAAGAGCCTACGAAACACCAGACTCAGCACCAGGCTCTGGGAACACAGGATGAATAATCACAGCCCCTGCCTTCAGATACTCAAAGCTTGCTCTCCAGTGAAGCTACACTCTGGGCGAAGGAGGTGGAGGGTCTCTGTTCACCTGCCTCTAGGGCTCACCTCTGCTACCTTGGGCATGTTTCATGGTGCACATCCTGAAAATCTGCTGTTCCACCAGGAGGAGCATCTAAAGCCTGGTGCTGTGCCCCTCCACTCCAGAGAAGCAACCTGAGTGTTCCACACTGTCCACGctcctgccctcctcttcccctcctcccccacaggaTGCTCCATCTCAAACCACTTTCTGTCTTCCCTGGGTTCCACCCATTCCTAACTGGATACCATGACCCACGCATCCCCCCATAGCCCACCTCCAGCCTCTTAGACAACATATGCCTCATCAACTTCTCTCTGCCCTAACTCAGCTTCAAGGCTCACATGGAGAGACATCTCTTCCAATCTCCTCTCAACAGTCACAGTGCCTGAAGCTGAGGAAGTTGTAATACCTAATGTGTGTCCAAGGGAGGGTTCAGAGTGTTTCCAAAACCGGCTATCCAGGCAGAGAAGCCCAGGGTGGGAGAGCTGAGAGCAAGTAGTGGAAATagagcacagagagggggacactgGAGTTTGGGTTATAAAAAATTTACAGCCTG
Coding sequences within:
- the TIGIT gene encoding T-cell immunoreceptor with Ig and ITIM domains isoform X3; the protein is MQWYLLLIWAQGLRQAPLPTSGAVSGRIVTMGNVSAEEGGSVTLQCRLSSTTAKVTQVNWEQQDQLLAVHHANLGWYLCPAFRERVVPGPNLGLTLQSLTRNDTGEYFCTYHTYPDGIYRGTLFLEVLQSSVAERSAGFQIPLLGAMAIVLAVICMAVIVVVTLTRKKSLRAHSSESGLRRMPREQEGWSAGVLSSAGSCIQAEAVPVVFCTEQRGDDCAEPHEYFNVLSYRSLGSFSFPAETN
- the TIGIT gene encoding T-cell immunoreceptor with Ig and ITIM domains isoform X2; translated protein: MQWYLLLIWAQGLRQAPLPTSGAVSGRIVTMGNVSAEEGGSVTLQCRLSSTTAKVTQVNWEQQDQLLAVHHANLGWYLCPAFRERVVPGPNLGLTLQSLTRNDTGEYFCTYHTYPDGIYRGTLFLEVLQSSVAERSAGFQIPLLGAMAIVLAVICMAVIVVVTLTRKKKSLRAHSSESGLRRMPREQEGWSAGVLSSAGSCIQAEAVPVVFCTEQRGDDCAEPHEYFNVLSYRSLGSFSFPAETN
- the TIGIT gene encoding T-cell immunoreceptor with Ig and ITIM domains isoform X1; protein product: MQWYLLLIWAQGLRQAPLPTSGAVSGRIVTMGNVSAEEGGSVTLQCRLSSTTAKVTQVNWEQQDQLLAVHHANLGWYLCPAFRERVVPGPNLGLTLQSLTRNDTGEYFCTYHTYPDGIYRGTLFLEVLQSSVAERSAGFQIPLLGAMAIVLAVICMAVIVVVTLTRKFVCFQKKSLRAHSSESGLRRMPREQEGWSAGVLSSAGSCIQAEAVPVVFCTEQRGDDCAEPHEYFNVLSYRSLGSFSFPAETN